The genomic DNA GCGAGGGACACGCGCTGATCGATCTTCATTCGGCAAACCGCGACCAATTGATCGCGAGCGGCGTCACTGCGGGAAACATTCATACCGCACCGTTGTGTACGATGGAGCTGGCTGATCTTTTCTTCTCTTATCGCCGCGAGAAAGGCGATTTCGGCAAGACCGGCCGGCTCTTGTCAGTCATCGGCCGCCGTTAGAGCACGCTAGCGGTTATCCTTGCGGTCTTTGTCTTCGGCGGATAGCAGACCTCGTCGGTGCATGCCTGATAGCGAACCGAAACATTTATTACAACTGAATATTTCTTATAATTTGCCGGCACCGTCACGTTGAATGTAAATGGAGTTCTGCCTTCGTAAACATTTATCGTGTCCTCGGAAAACCCAAATTTGCGGTTCTTGCCGCGAGGATACAATACCGGGCCGATCTTAACGCCGCCGGACGATGTCGCCGTGACTCGGGTCGCGATGGCGTATTCGCTGCCCGGACGGCTCGAATTCACATGCAGTCCGCTCGGAATGCTCAAATAAACGGTTGCCTTTGCGGTTTTACCTGCTGTGACCTTGCCGCCGGGGATCGACCCGCTGACCGTTTGGCCGTTAGCCGCTGAGACCAAGCCTG from Acidobacteriota bacterium includes the following:
- a CDS encoding protein-disulfide reductase DsbD N-terminal domain-containing protein: MRKRVLKLVSVAAFVFAAGLVSAANGQTVSGSIPGGKVTAGKTAKATVYLSIPSGLHVNSSRPGSEYAIATRVTATSSGGVKIGPVLYPRGKNRKFGFSEDTINVYEGRTPFTFNVTVPANYKKYSVVINVSVRYQACTDEVCYPPKTKTARITASVL